A section of the Engraulis encrasicolus isolate BLACKSEA-1 chromosome 8, IST_EnEncr_1.0, whole genome shotgun sequence genome encodes:
- the paf1 gene encoding RNA polymerase II-associated factor 1 homolog, which yields MAPTIQTQAQREREDGHSRASSHRTVPERSGVVCRVKYCNSLPDIPFDPKFITYPFDQHRFVQYKATSLEKQHKHDLLTEPDLGVTIDLINPDTYRVDPNIMLDPADEKLLEEDIQAPTSSKRSQQHAKVVPWMRKTEYISTEFNRYGVSNEKVEVKIGVSVKQQFTEEEIYKDRDSQIAAIEKTFEDAQKTVTQHYSKPRVTPVEVLEVFPDFKMWINPCAQVIFDSDPAPKDMSAPAGVEFMSQAMIRGMMDEEGNQFVAYFLPQEDTLRKRKRDFEEEIDYMPEELYEYKIAREYNWNVKNKASKGYEENYFFIFRDGDGVYYNELETRVRLSKRRAKAGAQSTTNAVLVCKHRDMNEKELEAQEARKAQLENHEPEDEEEDIAKDSGDDKEKGSESENSDSDSEHGEGDEEERPERAEGEEEEEDEEGKEQPQRKKRRTSGSGSESGEDRARETRADEEEIFGSDDDSDDDEEGGGGGASGKGSAGGRSSGSEEDDDGGRSSRARSRSRSRSRSRSRSATPIRSSSDHSDAGQHSGSERASDSSDASDSE from the exons ATGGCTCCAACAATCCAAACGCAAGCTCAACGCGAACGCGAAGATGGCCATAGCAG GGCTTCATCTCACAGGACCGTCCCAGAGAG GTCTGGCGTTGTGTGTCGGGTGAAGTACTGCAATAGTCTTCCAGACATACCCTTCGACCCAAAGTTCATCACTTACCCATTTGACCAGCACAG ATTCGTCCAGTACAAGGCCACCTCACTCGAGAAACAACACAAGCATGACCTCTTGACCGAACCTGACCTGGGGGTCACAATTGACCTCATCAACCCCGACACCTACCGTGTAGATCCCAACA TTATGCTCGACCCAGCGGATGAAAAGCTGCTAGAGGAGGACATCCAGGCACCTACCAGCTCCAAAAG ATCCCAGCAGCACGCCAAGGTTGTGCCGTGGATGAGAAAGACAGAGTACATCTCCACAGAGTTCAACAGATACGGTGTTTCCAATGAGAAAGTGGAGGTCAA GATCGGTGTCTCCGTCAAGCAGCAGTTCACAGAGGAAGAGATctacaaagacagagacagtcagATCGCGGCCATTGAAAAAACATTTGAGGATGCCCAGAAGACC GTCACCCAGCATTACAGCAAACCCAGGGTCACACCAGTGGAAGTGCTGGAAGTCTTCCCTGACTTTAAG ATGTGGATAAACCCATGTGCTCAGGTCATCTTCGACTCGGACCCTGCTCCCAAAGATATGTCTGCTCCTGCAGGTGTGGAATTTATGTCTCAGGCCATGATCAG AGGTATGATGGACGAGGAAGGAAACCAGTTTGTGGCATACTTCCTGCCACAAGAAGACACCTTACGCAAGCGCAAGAGAGACTTCGAAGAGGAGATCGACTACATGCCGGAAGAATT GTACGAGTACAAGATTGCGCGAGAGTACAACTGGAACGTCAAGAACAAGGCCAGCAAGGGTTACGAGGAAAACTACTTCTTCATCTTCAGGGATGGAGATGGTGTATACTACAACGAACTGGAGACCAG AGTGCGTCTGAGCAAGAGAAGAGCCAAGGCTGGAGCCCAGTCCACCACCAACGCTGTGCTGGTGTGCAAGCACAGGGACATGAACGAGAAGGAGCTGGAGGCCCAG GAAGCCCGCAAGGCTCAGCTGGAGAACCACGAGCccgaggatgaagaggaggacatCGCCAAGGACTCTG GCGACGACAAAGAGAAGGGCAGCGAGAGCGAGAACTCTGACAGCGACTCCGAGCACGGTGAAGGAGACGAGGAAGAGCGTCCGGAGCGCGccgagggagaagaggaggaggaggacgaggagggcaAGGAACAGCCGCAGCGCAAAAAACGCAGGaccagcggcagcggcagcgagAGCGGCGAGGACCGGGCCAGGGAGACGCGCGCCGACGAGGAGGAGATCTTCGGCAGCGATGACGACAGCGACGACGATGAGgagggcggcggcggcggagcGAGTGGCAAGGGCAGCGCAGGCGGCCGCAGCAGCGGGAGCGAGGAGGACGATGACGGGGGACGCAGCAGCAGGGCCCGCAGCAGGAGCCGGAGCCGCAGCAGGAGCCGTAGCAGGAGCGCCACCCCCATCCGCAGCAGCAGCGACCACTCTGACGCCGGGCAGCACAGCGGCAGCGAGCGGGCCTCCGATTCCAGCGACGCCAGCGACAGCGAGTAA